One Nitrosopumilus sp. genomic region harbors:
- the cyoE gene encoding heme o synthase, whose product MQKQKSESRVAVYYELTKPKIWYLLVFTAFGAALTASNIYEIEISPATWVLMLFSVAAGSAAANTLTNYHDRDIDAIMERTKGRPLPSKRIHPAEKARNFGLALAGISLVLAFAISFTTTLEQGLWATTFIAFGLINNILVYSYALKRNSRTNIILGGLCGGSPPMIGWVAVSMSDLWTMGLAMAGLVFIWIPMHIWALTLHFKEDYNKVNVPMLTAVQSEKTSARAIAGSTVVMVLFSLAPFFITTENGEAMVGGVYLWTAIASGALMIALSVWVIAKPMEKASWTLFKFSSPYLAVLFIALMIDSAL is encoded by the coding sequence GTGCAGAAACAAAAATCAGAGTCCAGGGTTGCAGTATACTATGAATTAACAAAGCCAAAAATCTGGTATTTACTAGTTTTTACTGCATTTGGAGCAGCTTTAACTGCCTCAAATATTTATGAAATTGAAATATCTCCAGCGACTTGGGTTTTGATGTTATTTTCAGTAGCTGCCGGTTCTGCTGCAGCAAACACATTGACTAACTATCATGATAGAGACATTGATGCAATAATGGAAAGAACAAAGGGAAGACCTCTACCATCTAAAAGAATTCATCCTGCTGAGAAGGCAAGAAACTTTGGATTAGCATTGGCAGGAATATCATTAGTTTTAGCTTTTGCAATTTCTTTTACCACTACATTAGAACAGGGTTTGTGGGCTACAACATTCATTGCATTTGGATTGATAAATAACATTCTTGTTTATTCATATGCATTAAAAAGAAATTCAAGAACAAATATAATTTTAGGAGGATTATGCGGAGGTTCACCCCCAATGATTGGATGGGTTGCAGTAAGTATGTCAGATTTATGGACAATGGGATTAGCTATGGCAGGATTAGTGTTTATTTGGATTCCAATGCACATTTGGGCTTTAACATTACATTTCAAAGAAGATTACAATAAAGTCAATGTTCCAATGTTAACTGCAGTACAATCAGAGAAAACATCTGCAAGAGCAATTGCCGGCTCAACTGTTGTCATGGTATTATTTTCTTTAGCTCCATTCTTTATCACTACAGAAAACGGGGAAGCTATGGTAGGAGGAGTTTATTTGTGGACTGCAATTGCATCAGGGGCATTAATGATAGCACTTTCTGTTTGGGTAATTGCAAAACCAATGGAGAAGGCCTCATGGACATTGTTTAAGTTTTCTAGTCCATATTTAGCAGTATTATTTATTGCATTAATGATAGACTCTGCATTATAA
- a CDS encoding Lrp/AsnC family transcriptional regulator: MDELDLQILSELSNDASISVPRLSKKINVNSSVVYSRIKRLVKRKLIERFTIVVNDVELGYNVKALTGINMDTKKRDHIIEELFKIDGVREVAEVTGRFDILVTMYSKSLDQMHKMISEKIGRINGIQSSESFIEMKSRMKAMPYMPSKDSE, encoded by the coding sequence GTGGATGAATTAGATTTACAGATTTTATCCGAATTATCAAATGATGCCTCAATTTCAGTTCCAAGATTATCAAAAAAAATCAATGTAAATTCATCTGTAGTATATTCACGAATCAAAAGACTAGTTAAAAGAAAATTAATTGAACGATTTACAATTGTGGTAAACGATGTAGAGCTTGGATATAATGTTAAAGCATTAACTGGAATTAATATGGATACAAAAAAAAGAGATCACATTATTGAGGAGTTGTTTAAGATAGATGGAGTCAGAGAAGTAGCAGAAGTTACAGGAAGATTCGATATTTTAGTAACAATGTATTCAAAATCCTTAGATCAGATGCATAAGATGATCTCTGAAAAAATAGGTAGGATTAATGGAATTCAGTCTTCAGAATCATTTATTGAAATGAAATCACGAATGAAAGCAATGCCATATATGCCATCAAAGGATAGTGAATAA
- the asd gene encoding aspartate-semialdehyde dehydrogenase: MDKKRVAIIGVTGSVGQEFVQSLNNHPWFEVTQIAASERSAGKKYLDAIRDPSGIVAWDVSGEIPEYIKEMTVKRIDELDVSKLDLVFSAVESEAARAIETKMAADLPVISTSSAYRYEDDVPILIPGINDEQSDLLDIQKKNRNWKGWIAPLPNCTTTGLAITLKPLLEKYGAKKVMMTSMQAISGGGKSGVSAMGITDNIIPYIPKEEGKVRLETRKILGKLVDGKIVDADIRVSCTCTRVPVIDGHTESVFVETTQQIDPIMAKETYNQYNKDSSVVGLPSAPAQYYAFHDDPTRPQPRMERTVGDGMTTTIGRVETEELFDHGLKYMLFSHNKKMGSAKGAVLLAEMLYKKGKI; the protein is encoded by the coding sequence ATGGATAAAAAAAGAGTTGCAATAATTGGTGTTACAGGTTCTGTTGGGCAAGAATTTGTTCAGTCATTAAATAACCATCCATGGTTTGAAGTAACACAAATTGCTGCATCTGAGCGTTCTGCCGGGAAAAAATATCTTGATGCAATTAGAGATCCAAGTGGAATTGTTGCTTGGGATGTAAGTGGAGAAATTCCTGAATATATCAAAGAAATGACTGTAAAAAGAATTGATGAATTAGATGTATCTAAATTGGATTTAGTATTTTCTGCAGTAGAATCTGAAGCAGCTAGAGCTATTGAAACAAAAATGGCTGCAGATCTTCCAGTAATCTCAACTAGTTCAGCATATAGATATGAAGATGATGTTCCAATTCTTATTCCAGGAATTAACGATGAACAATCTGATTTACTAGATATTCAAAAAAAGAACAGAAATTGGAAAGGCTGGATTGCACCACTTCCAAACTGTACTACAACTGGATTAGCTATCACTCTAAAGCCATTACTTGAAAAATACGGTGCAAAAAAAGTAATGATGACCTCAATGCAAGCCATATCAGGGGGTGGAAAATCGGGTGTGTCAGCTATGGGAATAACAGATAACATTATTCCATATATCCCAAAAGAAGAGGGAAAAGTACGACTTGAAACAAGAAAAATTTTGGGAAAATTAGTAGATGGAAAAATTGTTGATGCAGATATTAGAGTTAGTTGTACTTGTACAAGAGTCCCAGTAATTGATGGACATACAGAATCAGTTTTTGTTGAAACAACGCAACAGATTGATCCCATAATGGCTAAAGAAACATACAATCAATATAACAAGGATAGTTCAGTGGTAGGATTACCATCTGCTCCTGCACAATATTATGCATTTCATGATGATCCTACAAGACCTCAACCTAGAATGGAGAGAACAGTTGGGGATGGAATGACGACAACAATTGGAAGAGTGGAGACTGAAGAACTATTTGATCATGGATTAAAGTACATGTTGTTCTCACATAACAAAAAAATGGGTTCAGCTAAAGGTGCTGTTCTATTAGCAGAAATGTTATACAAAAAAGGAAAGATTTAG
- the hisC gene encoding histidinol-phosphate transaminase translates to MKITSKSSILNHIPVEHGARIPLNNSNSVIDFSSNINPLGMPKSVKMILQKNLENIQNYPDFGSSIVFSSLEKYTHLPRSNLTVGNGAIEIIYNFCFAFLSKKTSVLIPIPTFQEYETASKLHNSKILFLKTMNLAENLDLFISKIPKNGCVFLCNPNNPTGNLLSKNKVLKIIKSAKKLSSIVFVDECFIELVPNYNESVISYVKKYDNLIVLRSLTKSYGLPGIRIGYAAGSKKIIDILEKIKIPWSVNSLAQQAASNALRNKQHLKKSKILIQKELNYLNDQFSKLKGFEYVDSYTNFILIKTIYDSTKLQSKLLKHKILIRDCKNFRGLNNHYIRIAVKSHKENLKLIQALEKII, encoded by the coding sequence GTGAAAATAACATCAAAATCTTCAATTCTCAATCATATTCCAGTCGAACATGGTGCCAGAATTCCATTAAATAATTCAAATTCTGTAATAGATTTTAGTTCAAATATCAATCCACTAGGAATGCCAAAATCTGTAAAAATGATTCTTCAAAAAAATTTGGAAAATATTCAAAATTATCCCGATTTTGGCTCTTCAATTGTTTTCTCAAGCCTAGAAAAATACACTCATTTACCCAGATCCAATCTTACGGTAGGAAATGGCGCAATCGAGATCATCTATAATTTTTGTTTCGCATTTTTATCCAAAAAAACATCTGTCTTAATTCCTATTCCAACATTTCAAGAATATGAAACTGCCTCAAAACTACATAATTCAAAAATTTTATTTTTAAAAACTATGAATCTTGCAGAAAATCTTGATTTATTTATTTCAAAAATTCCAAAAAATGGATGTGTGTTTTTATGTAATCCCAATAATCCAACAGGCAATCTCTTATCAAAAAACAAAGTACTTAAAATAATCAAATCTGCAAAAAAACTTTCTTCAATAGTATTTGTTGATGAATGTTTTATTGAATTAGTTCCAAATTATAATGAATCTGTAATATCTTATGTAAAGAAATATGATAATTTGATAGTTTTACGTTCCTTGACAAAATCTTATGGACTTCCAGGTATTAGAATTGGTTATGCAGCAGGATCTAAAAAAATTATTGATATATTGGAAAAAATAAAAATTCCATGGAGTGTAAATTCTTTAGCACAACAAGCCGCTAGTAATGCTCTGAGAAATAAACAACATCTAAAAAAATCTAAGATTCTAATTCAAAAAGAATTGAACTATCTTAATGATCAATTCTCAAAATTAAAGGGTTTTGAATATGTTGATTCATATACAAATTTTATTTTAATAAAAACAATTTATGATTCAACTAAATTACAATCAAAACTACTTAAACACAAAATCTTGATTAGAGATTGTAAAAATTTTAGAGGATTAAATAACCACTATATCCGAATTGCAGTTAAGTCACATAAGGAGAATCTAAAACTAATTCAAGCTTTGGAGAAAATAATATGA
- a CDS encoding cobyric acid synthase, with the protein MKSLMIQGTSSGTGKTTLVAGLCRIFSDKGYSVAPFKSQNMSNFAYLTPDFEISRAQAIQAIGARCKITPDLNPILLKPLGNYNSMVYLNGKRYKKMHAKEYYEKFVNSNGIKIATKSLKILQKNYDLVILEGAGSPAEVNLQKYDIANMKIAKEANASVLLVSDIDKGGSFASLVGTMALLEKKYQKFVKGFVFNKFRGDINVLKPGYQKLKKITGIPVIGTIPLISLNLPEEDSLNCNPKEFSWSDKNISKIDKELDDLAKIVKLNLNIKSIEAMLK; encoded by the coding sequence ATGAAATCATTAATGATACAGGGAACTTCTTCAGGTACTGGAAAAACCACACTAGTTGCAGGACTATGTAGAATTTTTTCTGATAAAGGATATTCTGTTGCTCCATTCAAATCTCAAAATATGTCTAATTTTGCCTATCTCACGCCTGATTTTGAGATATCTCGTGCTCAAGCAATCCAGGCTATTGGAGCTAGATGCAAAATAACTCCTGACTTGAATCCAATATTGCTCAAGCCCTTGGGGAATTACAACAGTATGGTGTATCTTAATGGAAAACGCTACAAGAAGATGCATGCCAAAGAATATTATGAAAAATTTGTCAATTCTAATGGAATTAAAATTGCAACTAAATCTTTGAAGATACTTCAGAAGAATTATGATTTAGTAATATTGGAAGGAGCAGGTTCTCCTGCAGAAGTAAATTTACAAAAATATGATATTGCAAATATGAAAATTGCAAAGGAAGCTAACGCTTCTGTTTTATTGGTTTCGGATATTGATAAGGGTGGTTCTTTTGCAAGTTTAGTAGGAACTATGGCATTGCTTGAGAAAAAATATCAAAAATTTGTTAAAGGATTTGTGTTTAACAAGTTTAGAGGAGACATTAATGTACTAAAACCTGGATATCAAAAATTAAAAAAAATTACAGGAATACCTGTAATAGGTACAATTCCATTAATTTCATTGAATTTACCAGAAGAAGATTCTCTAAATTGCAATCCTAAAGAATTTTCATGGAGTGATAAAAATATTTCAAAAATTGATAAAGAATTAGATGATTTGGCAAAAATTGTTAAATTAAATCTAAATATCAAATCTATTGAGGCAATGCTAAAATGA
- a CDS encoding cobalamin biosynthesis protein, which yields MIIESILVISLALLLDMNLGDPKNKYHPTAWIGKLISVLTPLAKNQYSKLEILGGIVIIVISSGIVILLTSTLTVGLSLLSPDIFSLILTIVISGLLLKTTIAIHGMEKHANAVLESLGKNNLDQARECLSMIVKRNTKNLDKNHVISGVLESISENTVDGITGPLFYYALFGLPGAFMYRVVNTADSMIGYKSQIFKNIGWFAASCDTILNYIPARLTGLVMILSAAILQNDWKKSFKTMIRDGKKTESPNAGYPMAALAGALQTKFEKINHYQLGNDEITLTEEHIYSAIKIMKLTSILFFGIITIPIISILSILGWWIHA from the coding sequence ATGATTATAGAATCAATATTGGTAATCTCTCTTGCATTACTTCTTGATATGAATTTAGGTGATCCAAAAAATAAATATCATCCAACGGCTTGGATTGGGAAACTTATTTCTGTTCTGACACCACTTGCAAAAAACCAATATTCTAAATTAGAAATTCTTGGAGGAATTGTCATTATTGTAATTAGTTCAGGCATTGTAATTCTATTAACATCGACATTAACAGTTGGGTTATCATTACTCTCACCAGATATTTTCTCATTAATACTAACTATAGTAATTAGTGGATTGCTTCTCAAAACAACAATTGCAATTCATGGAATGGAAAAACATGCTAATGCGGTACTAGAATCACTTGGTAAGAATAACCTTGATCAAGCAAGGGAGTGTCTATCTATGATTGTCAAACGTAATACTAAGAATTTAGACAAAAATCATGTAATTTCAGGCGTACTTGAGAGTATTAGTGAAAATACTGTGGATGGAATAACAGGCCCCTTGTTCTATTATGCGCTTTTTGGTTTACCTGGTGCGTTTATGTATCGAGTAGTAAATACTGCTGATTCTATGATTGGATACAAATCTCAAATTTTTAAAAATATAGGCTGGTTTGCAGCTTCCTGTGATACTATTCTTAATTATATTCCTGCACGACTTACAGGATTAGTTATGATTCTATCAGCAGCAATTTTACAAAACGATTGGAAAAAATCATTTAAAACTATGATTAGAGATGGTAAAAAAACTGAAAGTCCAAATGCTGGATATCCTATGGCTGCATTGGCAGGAGCTCTTCAAACTAAATTTGAAAAAATTAATCATTATCAATTAGGAAATGACGAAATTACATTGACAGAAGAGCATATCTATTCTGCAATTAAAATAATGAAGCTTACTTCGATTCTATTCTTTGGAATAATTACTATTCCGATAATTTCTATTTTATCTATTCTTGGATGGTGGATTCATGCTTAA
- the cobS gene encoding adenosylcobinamide-GDP ribazoletransferase: protein MLKEIGSVFSFLTIFPSSNATLETIAKYMFVFPIVGIVIGLIIGSIGLGLSFFLDPLLVSLLVVASIAIVTGIHHADGLADFADGLMVKDTKEKKLQAMKDLSTGSAGIVSIVLYLLGLIITISLTSGFELFRAILISEILAKFSMVLMASLGNSASPGSNSPFVAIMKDKKKLAAAFFIMIIPVILLGETTGFVMLGVTVTLTLFILVLSTRSFGGITGDVLGATNELTRLASLMVFVSI, encoded by the coding sequence ATGCTTAAGGAAATAGGATCAGTATTTTCTTTTTTGACAATATTTCCATCATCAAATGCAACATTAGAAACAATTGCAAAATACATGTTTGTATTTCCAATTGTTGGGATTGTAATTGGATTAATTATAGGTTCAATTGGATTAGGATTGTCATTCTTTTTAGATCCTTTACTTGTTAGCTTGTTAGTGGTAGCATCCATTGCAATTGTCACTGGAATTCATCATGCAGATGGTCTAGCTGATTTTGCAGATGGTCTTATGGTAAAAGATACTAAAGAAAAAAAATTACAAGCAATGAAAGATCTTTCTACCGGATCTGCAGGAATAGTCAGTATTGTTTTGTATTTACTTGGATTAATTATTACAATTTCATTAACAAGTGGATTTGAACTTTTTCGTGCAATCTTGATTAGTGAAATTTTAGCAAAATTTTCTATGGTGTTAATGGCAAGCCTAGGAAATTCTGCCTCTCCAGGCTCAAATTCTCCATTTGTAGCAATTATGAAGGATAAGAAAAAATTAGCTGCGGCATTTTTCATTATGATAATTCCAGTTATACTACTTGGAGAAACAACTGGTTTTGTAATGTTAGGTGTGACTGTGACTCTAACACTATTCATACTTGTATTATCTACTCGTAGTTTTGGAGGAATAACCGGTGATGTTCTTGGTGCAACAAATGAACTTACAAGACTAGCTTCTCTTATGGTGTTTGTTTCAATATGA
- a CDS encoding NTP transferase domain-containing protein yields the protein MIGLVMAGGKGTRMKSSEEKLLLKYKKPIILHVFDSLKNSNCFSKIIAVTSSNSPKTKRLLQENNVETFDTSGIGYVEDLNSVLKIFNDLIFVTSGDLPLLDKEIIQGIVNRCDSQNVWISILVTNKFLNSLGITSDYSVNFNGEKCHYSGISLVDAKKISSLDKVDEKYVVIDDKRIAFNLNTKSDYDLLSTA from the coding sequence ATGATCGGTCTTGTGATGGCCGGTGGTAAAGGCACACGTATGAAATCATCTGAGGAAAAATTATTACTCAAATACAAAAAACCAATAATTCTTCATGTATTTGATTCACTAAAAAATTCAAACTGTTTTTCAAAAATTATTGCAGTTACCAGTTCTAATTCACCTAAAACTAAAAGACTTCTTCAAGAAAATAATGTTGAGACATTTGACACGTCTGGAATAGGATATGTTGAAGATCTAAATTCAGTTTTAAAAATTTTTAATGATTTGATATTTGTTACATCTGGAGATTTACCATTGTTAGATAAAGAAATAATTCAAGGAATTGTAAATAGATGTGATTCTCAAAATGTTTGGATCAGTATTCTTGTTACAAATAAATTTCTTAACTCTCTAGGTATTACTTCAGATTATTCTGTAAATTTTAACGGTGAGAAATGTCATTACTCAGGAATATCTTTAGTGGATGCCAAAAAAATCTCATCATTAGATAAGGTTGATGAAAAATATGTTGTAATTGATGACAAGAGAATTGCTTTTAATCTAAATACTAAAAGTGATTATGATTTACTCAGCACTGCCTGA
- a CDS encoding 30S ribosomal protein S27e, which produces MKKDHIEIPKPASKFQKVNCNECGELQVVYSHASTQVSCNSCGNAIAEPTGSKAQINGKVSGSAE; this is translated from the coding sequence ATGAAGAAAGATCATATCGAAATTCCAAAACCAGCAAGTAAATTCCAAAAAGTCAATTGTAATGAATGTGGTGAATTACAAGTAGTATACTCTCATGCATCAACACAAGTATCATGTAATTCATGTGGAAATGCAATTGCAGAACCAACAGGCTCAAAAGCACAAATAAATGGTAAAGTCTCAGGCAGTGCTGAGTAA
- a CDS encoding 50S ribosomal protein L44e, giving the protein MNIPKVIRKYCAKCKTHTEQKVSIYKAGKRRGSARGERRHAERKKGYGGQKFPKLAKPAKVTKKVTPIMTCTVCKKKYNKQGVRIKKFELVAA; this is encoded by the coding sequence ATGAACATACCAAAGGTGATCCGAAAGTATTGTGCTAAATGTAAAACACATACTGAACAAAAGGTCTCCATTTACAAAGCTGGAAAAAGACGAGGTTCTGCAAGAGGAGAAAGAAGGCACGCAGAACGTAAAAAAGGGTATGGTGGACAAAAATTCCCAAAATTAGCAAAGCCAGCAAAAGTTACCAAGAAAGTTACCCCCATTATGACATGTACAGTTTGCAAAAAGAAATACAATAAACAAGGTGTTAGAATTAAGAAATTTGAGTTGGTGGCAGCATGA
- a CDS encoding adenine deaminase produces MGDKKADLVFKNCSLLSVYTREIIPKIQIAIIKDRIAYVGPDASHTINSKTIVIDIKDKYVSPGFADPHLHIDQFVLPSEFAKKSLLCGVTSLFSDPIDIVSATGFKGFQEFLKLGEDLPIRIFQVVPGGLPVDAKFSNCKTLSPSQEKSAIKHPHVLGMGEVFSWTKVTLREPKTMRSLSTMLECDCIINGHTAGASEKKLNAYVSSGILSCHEPINFDQVLERLRLGMWIMIREGSIRRDLKEIIPRVLSHGTYLDRLMFCSDGLDPLDILHFGHIDHCIRKSINLGLSPIDAVTMASKNNFDYYNMGKDLGGIAPGKLADILIFDDLKSFKPNKVFVGGKLVVSNGKIVTKIKKKPISPWIKKTVKLKKFSENDFEIKSKKDQVTANTIFMQTEIITKLGSANLQSKEGSISASLDSDIWKVAAFDRTQGTNHHAIGFLENFGADIGAFASSWSFHENNLIVIGSSDSDMALASNHIIKNQGGLVVVKSGKILASMPLQFGGIISTDSFETVSSNFENITNSIVDSGCKFTRPHLIPLFLPFLALPSVRILAGGIVDVKKRCYIPPII; encoded by the coding sequence ATGGGAGACAAAAAAGCCGATCTTGTTTTCAAAAACTGCAGTTTATTATCCGTTTACACAAGAGAAATTATCCCAAAAATTCAGATTGCAATAATCAAAGATAGAATTGCATATGTTGGACCAGATGCATCTCACACAATTAATTCTAAAACTATAGTCATTGATATAAAAGACAAGTATGTTTCTCCAGGATTTGCTGATCCTCATCTACATATTGATCAATTTGTTTTACCATCTGAATTTGCAAAAAAATCACTCCTATGTGGTGTGACTTCTCTATTCTCTGATCCTATTGATATTGTTAGTGCAACAGGTTTCAAAGGATTTCAGGAATTTCTTAAACTTGGAGAAGATCTACCAATCAGAATTTTTCAAGTTGTTCCTGGTGGTCTTCCTGTTGATGCAAAATTTAGTAATTGTAAAACTTTATCACCTTCACAAGAAAAATCTGCTATAAAACATCCACATGTTCTTGGAATGGGTGAAGTTTTTTCATGGACAAAAGTAACTCTTAGAGAACCTAAAACAATGAGATCACTTTCTACAATGCTAGAGTGTGATTGTATAATTAATGGACACACCGCAGGGGCTAGTGAAAAAAAACTTAATGCATATGTTTCATCAGGAATTCTCTCATGTCATGAGCCAATAAATTTTGATCAAGTTTTGGAAAGATTGCGTCTTGGAATGTGGATAATGATCAGAGAGGGTTCTATTAGACGTGATTTAAAAGAAATAATCCCACGTGTTTTATCTCATGGAACTTATCTTGATCGATTAATGTTTTGCTCTGATGGACTTGATCCACTAGATATTTTACATTTTGGTCACATTGATCATTGCATACGAAAATCAATTAACCTTGGATTATCTCCAATTGATGCAGTAACAATGGCCTCAAAGAATAATTTTGATTATTACAATATGGGTAAAGATCTTGGAGGAATTGCACCTGGAAAATTAGCTGATATTTTAATTTTTGATGATTTGAAATCATTCAAGCCAAACAAAGTCTTTGTTGGCGGAAAATTAGTAGTATCAAATGGAAAAATAGTAACTAAAATTAAGAAAAAACCTATCTCTCCTTGGATTAAAAAAACAGTAAAATTAAAAAAATTTTCAGAAAATGATTTTGAAATTAAATCAAAAAAGGACCAAGTTACAGCAAACACAATTTTTATGCAAACTGAAATTATCACTAAACTTGGATCAGCTAATTTACAATCTAAAGAAGGAAGCATTTCTGCATCTTTAGATTCTGATATTTGGAAAGTTGCTGCATTTGATAGAACTCAAGGAACCAATCATCATGCAATAGGATTTCTTGAAAATTTTGGTGCTGATATTGGCGCATTTGCTTCATCTTGGAGTTTTCATGAGAATAATTTGATCGTTATTGGTTCAAGTGATTCTGATATGGCACTTGCTTCTAATCATATTATAAAGAATCAGGGAGGTCTTGTAGTAGTAAAATCTGGAAAAATTCTTGCATCAATGCCATTGCAATTTGGAGGAATCATATCAACAGATTCTTTTGAAACTGTTTCGTCAAATTTTGAAAATATTACAAACTCAATTGTTGATTCAGGATGTAAATTCACAAGACCTCACTTAATTCCATTATTCTTGCCATTTTTGGCATTACCATCAGTAAGAATTCTAGCAGGCGGAATTGTTGATGTGAAAAAACGTTGTTACATTCCACCGATCATCTAA
- the thsB gene encoding thermosome subunit beta, translating to MASIQQGPNGPVLVLKESALQQKGKDAQHNNIAAAKLVAELVKSSLGPRGLDKMLVDSLGDVTITNDGATILKEIDVQHPAAKMMVEISKTVDNEVGDGTTSSVVFGGALLAKAEDLLKKDVHSSTIIDGYQAAAEKTLEIYSELSKKIKPDDKESLLKIATTSMQSKLISEDSDTLSKIVVDAILRIAVKKGEEYTVDLENIKVEKKAGGSIQDTQIVQGIVLDKEIVHSGMPTKIEKAQIALINSALEIEKTEMSSEIRITDPTQMQMFLEEENRMLKSMVEKLHDVGVNVLICQKGIDDIAQHYLAKHGIMAVRRVKESDMIKLSKATGGRVINNLDDLSEKDLGTADLVHQKKVESDKWVFIEGCKHPQSVTLLIRGGSQRVIDEVDRSIHDSLMVVKDVIEKPEIVAGGGAPESYAASLLKDWADNFDGREQLAIKKYAEALETIPLTIAENAGMDPIDTMANLRAKQSQGRKWTGIDARNTKIADMMTINVVEPIVVKEQIIKSATEAACMILRIDDVIAVSGGSGGGGMPSMG from the coding sequence ATGGCATCAATTCAACAAGGCCCAAATGGACCTGTATTAGTTCTCAAAGAGAGTGCATTACAGCAAAAAGGCAAAGATGCTCAACATAACAATATAGCTGCTGCAAAACTTGTAGCAGAATTGGTAAAAAGCAGTCTTGGCCCAAGAGGTCTTGATAAAATGCTAGTTGATTCTCTAGGTGATGTTACTATTACAAATGATGGTGCAACAATTCTCAAAGAAATTGATGTTCAACACCCAGCTGCTAAAATGATGGTTGAAATTTCAAAAACTGTTGATAATGAAGTTGGAGATGGAACTACTTCATCTGTGGTGTTTGGTGGTGCTCTTTTAGCTAAAGCAGAAGACCTGCTCAAAAAAGATGTTCATTCTTCAACAATTATTGATGGTTATCAAGCAGCTGCAGAAAAAACTCTAGAAATTTACTCTGAATTATCCAAGAAAATTAAACCTGATGATAAAGAATCTCTTCTTAAAATTGCCACAACAAGTATGCAATCTAAATTAATCTCTGAAGATAGTGACACGCTATCAAAAATTGTAGTTGATGCAATTCTAAGAATTGCAGTAAAGAAAGGAGAAGAATACACAGTTGATCTTGAAAACATTAAAGTTGAAAAGAAGGCTGGCGGTTCAATCCAAGACACCCAAATTGTTCAGGGAATTGTTTTGGATAAAGAAATTGTACATAGTGGAATGCCTACAAAAATTGAGAAAGCACAGATAGCATTAATCAATTCAGCATTAGAAATTGAAAAAACAGAAATGAGTTCTGAAATTCGAATTACTGATCCTACCCAAATGCAGATGTTCCTAGAGGAAGAAAATAGAATGCTAAAGTCTATGGTTGAGAAATTACATGATGTTGGTGTCAATGTTTTGATTTGTCAAAAAGGAATTGATGATATTGCACAGCACTATCTTGCAAAACATGGTATTATGGCAGTTAGACGTGTAAAAGAAAGTGACATGATCAAACTATCCAAAGCAACAGGTGGACGTGTTATTAATAATCTAGATGATCTTTCGGAAAAAGATCTTGGTACTGCAGATTTAGTTCATCAAAAGAAAGTAGAATCTGACAAATGGGTATTCATTGAGGGGTGTAAACATCCACAATCTGTAACTTTGTTGATTCGTGGTGGTTCTCAAAGAGTAATCGATGAAGTTGATCGTTCTATTCATGATTCATTAATGGTTGTAAAAGACGTAATTGAAAAACCAGAAATTGTAGCTGGTGGTGGAGCTCCAGAATCTTATGCTGCATCATTGCTAAAAGATTGGGCAGATAATTTTGATGGAAGAGAACAACTTGCCATTAAAAAATATGCTGAAGCACTTGAAACAATTCCATTGACAATTGCTGAAAATGCTGGAATGGATCCAATTGATACTATGGCAAATCTGAGAGCAAAACAATCTCAAGGTCGTAAATGGACTGGAATTGATGCACGAAACACAAAGATTGCAGATATGATGACCATAAACGTAGTGGAACCAATTGTAGTTAAAGAACAAATTATCAAATCTGCAACTGAAGCTGCATGCATGATTCTTAGAATTGATGATGTGATAGCCGTATCTGGTGGTTCAGGTGGCGGCGGTATGCCTTCAATGGGTTAA